One genomic window of Cydia fagiglandana chromosome 20, ilCydFagi1.1, whole genome shotgun sequence includes the following:
- the LOC134674714 gene encoding uncharacterized protein LOC134674714, producing MIAIESEQPIKEVPKPESTGPQKTLTRSSAVSQKSVEIMVHPEGSNNPLHRSKLAPQRSTSESQSSGKKILNLRKTKNSSLESTMSLPNQKSLEKKHGSLRHQKSIVAHSDITLSSQPSMSDDRKALREALYQGIFHRHRRTIFAVGSFLRMLKSKTSNYDSIRSDSDEI from the coding sequence ATGATTGCGATAGAGTCCGAACAACCGATCAAAGAGGTGCCGAAGCCTGAGTCGACGGGCCCGCAAAAAACGCTGACGCGGTCGAGTGCCGTCAGCCAGAAGTCTGTGGAAATCATGGTGCATCCAGAAGGCTCGAACAATCCTCTACACAGGTCTAAACTCGCGCCTCAGCGCTCGACGTCCGAGAGTCAGTCTTCTGGTAAAAAGATTCTAAATCTTCGAAAGACGAAGAACTCTTCTTTAGAGTCGACGATGAGTTTGCCGAATCAGAAGAGTTTAGAGAAGAAACATGGAAGTCTTCGGCATCAGAAGTCGATAGTGGCGCATTCTGACATAACGTTGAGTAGTCAGCCGTCGATGTCAGACGATCGGAAGGCGCTGAGAGAGGCGTTGTACCAGGGTATCTTCCACAGGCACAGGCGGACAATTTTCGCCGTTGGTTCCTTCCTGAGGATGCTAAAAAGTAAAACATCCAATTATGACTCTATAAGGTCGGATTCTGACGAGATATAG
- the LOC134674713 gene encoding uncharacterized protein LOC134674713 gives MKYADSHSTSTQSRIDSHNKTKSSNPPKQVGEKRLCQTTGGKETENKLLVQISEAEQVSDFERILNSNAILCERRGHVWRSVAAPTPASAHRPRSSYSLRAVSQAYHYLFRQHEDSLQPLIDHYRQTLAADNESLGNNLDNLNDLQEFYEDDHTLKKEIETATDEFITEEIQEEPRGKRGNFNVNLAGLIDLHVTGEACSPGPHETDPSPDVDRPGTDDEEEWLAPSMSAPDDQQEDRDSVDCLAQNLNGVTLGDAKVPTITFSNCSDGGRSELPNNKDVVIHLAVPSIDCIDETRPPM, from the coding sequence ATGAAATATGCCGACTCCCATTCAACCTCCACGCAAAGCAGAATCGATAGTCACAACAAAACTAAGTCTTCTAATCCTCCTAAACAGGTCGGCGAGAAGAGGCTGTGTCAAACGACCGGCGGGAAAGAGACGGAGAACAAGCTGCTGGTGCAGATCAGCGAAGCCGAACAAGTGTCGGACTTTGAAAGGATTCTTAATTCTAATGCAATATTGTGTGAACGTCGCGGACACGTGTGGCGCAGTGTCGCCGCGCCGACGCCTGCCTCTGCCCACCGGCCGCGGTCCTCTTACTCCCTCCGCGCCGTGAGCCAGGCCTACCACTACCTCTTCAGACAGCACGAGGACTCTCTCCAGCCGCTCATCGACCACTACCGGCAAACTCTCGCCGCCGACAACGAAAGCTTAGGGAACAACTTAGACAACCTTAACGACTTACAAGAGTTCTACGAGGACGATCACACCTTAAAGAAGGAAATCGAAACAGCGACTGACGAATTTATCACAGAGGAAATCCAGGAGGAGCCGCGTGGAAAGCGCGGAAACTTCAATGTTAACTTGGCCGGTCTTATCGATCTTCACGTGACTGGGGAAGCGTGCTCGCCGGGGCCACACGAGACCGATCCGTCGCCGGACGTCGACCGGCCCGGAACCGACGACGAGGAGGAATGGCTCGCACCGAGCATGAGCGCGCCCGATGACCAACAGGAGGATCGCGACTCCGTCGACTGTCTCGCACAAAACTTGAACGGCGTGACGCTGGGCGATGCGAAAGTTCCGACGATAACCTTCAGCAATTGTTCAGACGGAGGTAGAAGCGAGCTGCCGAATAATAAGGACGTCGTCATACATCTGGCCGTGCCCTCCATTGATTGCATTGATGAGACGCGCCCGCCGATGTGA